The proteins below are encoded in one region of Amycolatopsis magusensis:
- a CDS encoding helix-turn-helix domain-containing protein, which translates to MTARVEALGHLRRAKDEIDARYAESLDVDQLAKVAGWSREHFTRTFAAAFGETPGAYLARRRIERAQDLLRSANLTVTEVCLLVGYSSLGTFSRRFTEITGLSPTAYRARSRRDAPPPIPGCYLMMWTRPSAYEKDVTPG; encoded by the coding sequence GTGACAGCGCGTGTCGAAGCATTGGGGCACCTTCGCCGGGCGAAGGACGAGATCGACGCGCGTTACGCCGAATCGCTCGACGTGGACCAGCTCGCCAAGGTGGCGGGCTGGTCCCGTGAGCACTTCACCCGCACCTTCGCCGCCGCCTTCGGGGAGACGCCGGGCGCGTACTTGGCACGGCGGCGGATCGAGCGTGCCCAGGACCTGCTCCGCTCGGCCAACCTGACGGTGACCGAAGTGTGCCTCCTGGTGGGCTATTCGAGTCTCGGCACGTTCAGCCGCCGCTTCACCGAGATCACCGGCCTGAGCCCCACCGCCTACCGCGCCCGCTCGCGGCGTGACGCACCGCCGCCGATCCCTGGCTGCTACTTGATGATGTGGACCAGGCCATCGGCGTACGAAAAGGACGTCACTCCCGGATAA
- a CDS encoding PaaI family thioesterase: MFRIDPRWAEQQLNDKVGMKLLEVTPERVVGTIPVEGNLQPYGLLHGGANAVLAEALGSTVAAVNAGPERAAVGLELSCTHHRGVREGLVTGVAVPLHVGRSTITVEIVLTDESGKRTCTARLTCAVRERPPGA; encoded by the coding sequence ATGTTCCGGATCGATCCACGCTGGGCCGAGCAGCAGCTCAACGACAAGGTGGGGATGAAGCTGCTGGAAGTGACCCCGGAGCGGGTCGTCGGCACGATCCCGGTCGAGGGCAACCTCCAGCCGTACGGCCTGCTGCACGGCGGCGCGAACGCGGTGCTGGCGGAGGCGCTCGGCTCCACCGTCGCCGCGGTCAACGCCGGGCCGGAGCGCGCGGCCGTGGGCCTCGAACTTTCGTGCACACACCACCGCGGCGTCCGGGAAGGGCTGGTCACCGGGGTGGCGGTGCCGCTGCACGTCGGCCGCAGCACCATCACCGTGGAGATCGTGCTCACCGACGAGTCCGGCAAGCGGACCTGCACGGCCCGGCTGACCTGCGCGGTGCGGGAGCGTCCGCCGGGCGCCTGA
- a CDS encoding YhgE/Pip family protein: MSSVRIALNELRRLTAGKLPKLAVLALVLVPLLYASFYLYANYDPYGRLNKLPAAVVSADTGATDSEGTPRNVGREVTDELVGSGTFQWHEVSAEDAQAGVRDDRYSFAITIPREFSTALLSTGNFQPQQATITLTTNDANNYLSGTIADQVAEQVRATIAEKVGSEAAGRFLVGFSTIYGKIEEASRGATQLADGAGQLVTGQQQLADGASQLSTGSTQLSTGLNTLRESTAQLPSKSQQLADGASQVAAGNAKVASAAQVAAGASSDLQTSLDNVNGKLAQTLRDGGLSEDEVQHALSVLGQLRQPVDEANSKIQQANSDLSKLADGARQVSEGAAQLASSAPTLVNGIGKAADGAQQLVDGSSKLATGEQDALKGSTQLRDGANQLRDGLGAGLQEIPNPDDPTRQATANTIADPVAVNSVGVASAGTYGAGLAPFFISLATWIGAFVLFLLLRPLSTRALTAGASPVRVAFGGWLASALLGIAQVLVLFGAVTWLVGIHVAHPLGAIGFAVLVSLSFTAIVHALNALFGAVGKFLGLVLLVLQLVSAGGTFPWQTIPDALYPLHIVLPMGYAIDGFRHLLYTGASLQILGDIGVLAAYLAGALAVSSYAASKRRMWTVSQLKPELSL; this comes from the coding sequence GTGAGCAGCGTCCGGATCGCCCTCAACGAACTGCGGAGGCTGACCGCCGGGAAGCTGCCCAAGCTGGCGGTGCTGGCGCTCGTGCTGGTCCCGCTGCTCTACGCCTCCTTCTACCTCTACGCGAACTACGACCCGTACGGCAGGCTGAACAAGTTGCCCGCGGCGGTGGTCTCCGCCGACACCGGCGCGACCGACAGCGAGGGCACCCCGCGCAACGTGGGCCGCGAGGTGACCGACGAGCTGGTCGGCTCCGGCACCTTCCAGTGGCACGAGGTCTCCGCGGAGGACGCGCAGGCCGGGGTGCGCGACGACCGGTACTCCTTCGCCATCACCATCCCCCGCGAGTTCTCCACCGCGCTGCTGTCCACCGGCAACTTCCAGCCGCAGCAGGCGACGATCACGCTGACCACCAACGACGCGAACAACTACCTGTCCGGCACGATCGCCGACCAGGTCGCCGAGCAGGTGCGCGCGACGATCGCGGAGAAGGTGGGCAGCGAGGCGGCGGGCCGGTTCCTGGTCGGCTTCTCCACCATCTACGGCAAGATCGAGGAGGCCTCGCGCGGGGCGACCCAGCTCGCCGACGGCGCCGGGCAGCTGGTCACCGGGCAGCAGCAGCTGGCGGACGGCGCGAGCCAGCTCTCCACCGGCAGCACGCAGCTCTCGACCGGCCTCAACACGCTGCGCGAGAGCACCGCGCAACTGCCGTCGAAGTCGCAGCAGCTCGCCGACGGCGCGAGCCAGGTCGCCGCGGGCAACGCGAAGGTCGCCTCCGCCGCGCAGGTGGCCGCGGGCGCGTCGAGCGATCTCCAGACCTCGCTGGACAACGTGAACGGCAAGCTGGCGCAGACGCTGCGCGACGGCGGGCTGAGCGAGGACGAGGTGCAGCACGCGCTGAGCGTGCTCGGCCAGCTGCGCCAGCCGGTCGACGAGGCGAACTCCAAGATCCAGCAGGCGAACAGCGACCTGAGCAAGCTCGCCGACGGCGCCAGGCAGGTTTCGGAGGGCGCGGCCCAGCTCGCCTCCTCGGCACCCACGCTGGTCAACGGCATCGGCAAGGCCGCGGACGGCGCCCAGCAGCTCGTCGACGGCTCGTCGAAGCTGGCCACCGGCGAGCAGGACGCACTCAAGGGCAGCACGCAGCTCCGCGATGGCGCGAACCAGCTCCGCGACGGCCTCGGCGCCGGGTTGCAGGAGATCCCGAACCCCGACGACCCGACCCGCCAGGCCACCGCGAACACCATCGCCGACCCGGTCGCGGTGAACTCGGTCGGCGTGGCCTCGGCGGGCACCTACGGCGCCGGGCTGGCCCCGTTCTTCATCTCGCTGGCCACCTGGATCGGCGCGTTCGTGCTGTTCCTGCTGCTGCGGCCGCTGTCCACCCGTGCGCTGACCGCGGGCGCGTCACCGGTGCGGGTGGCGTTCGGCGGCTGGCTGGCCTCGGCCCTGCTCGGCATCGCGCAGGTGCTGGTGCTGTTCGGCGCGGTGACCTGGCTGGTCGGCATCCACGTGGCGCACCCGCTGGGCGCGATCGGCTTCGCGGTGCTGGTGTCGTTGTCGTTCACCGCGATCGTGCACGCGCTCAACGCGCTGTTCGGCGCGGTCGGCAAGTTCCTCGGGCTGGTGCTGCTGGTGCTGCAGCTGGTCAGCGCGGGCGGCACGTTCCCGTGGCAGACCATCCCGGACGCGCTGTACCCGTTGCATATCGTGTTGCCCATGGGGTACGCCATCGACGGGTTCCGGCACCTGCTCTACACCGGGGCCTCACTGCAGATCCTCGGCGACATCGGGGTGCTGGCCGCCTACCTGGCCGGCGCGCTGGCGGTCTCGTCGTACGCGGCCAGCAAGCGTCGCATGTGGACGGTGTCGCAGCTGAAGCCGGAGCTGAGCCTGTGA
- a CDS encoding ABC transporter ATP-binding protein, which produces MTLLELSGVSVHYGRIKAVSELTLTVAEGEIVTLIGANGAGKSTTMRAISGIRPLSAGSISFAGEDITKLRADLRVVRGISQAPEGRGIFPGMTVMENLDMGAYARKDRKNLQPDLDRVFELFPRLAERKTQTGGTMSGGEQQMLAIGRALMAKPKLLLLDEPSMGLAPQFIQQIFRIITEINKQGTTVLLVEQNAQQALSRAHRAYVLETGRITKTGSGKELLADPSVKEAYLGVG; this is translated from the coding sequence ATGACGTTGCTTGAGCTCTCCGGAGTGTCCGTCCACTACGGACGGATCAAGGCGGTGTCGGAGCTGACGCTGACCGTGGCCGAGGGGGAGATCGTCACCCTCATCGGCGCGAACGGGGCCGGCAAGTCCACCACCATGCGCGCGATCTCGGGGATCCGGCCGCTCTCGGCCGGGTCGATCTCCTTCGCCGGTGAGGACATCACCAAGCTGCGGGCCGACCTCCGGGTGGTCCGCGGCATCTCGCAGGCGCCGGAAGGCCGGGGGATCTTCCCCGGCATGACGGTGATGGAGAACCTGGACATGGGCGCCTACGCCCGCAAGGACCGGAAGAACCTGCAGCCGGACCTGGACCGGGTATTCGAGCTGTTCCCGCGGCTGGCGGAGCGGAAGACGCAGACCGGCGGCACGATGTCCGGTGGCGAGCAGCAGATGCTCGCGATCGGGCGCGCGCTGATGGCCAAGCCGAAGCTGCTGCTGCTGGACGAGCCCTCGATGGGGCTGGCCCCGCAGTTCATCCAGCAGATCTTCCGGATCATCACCGAGATCAACAAGCAGGGCACCACGGTGCTGCTGGTCGAGCAGAACGCCCAGCAGGCGCTTTCGCGCGCGCACCGGGCGTACGTGCTGGAGACCGGGCGGATCACCAAGACCGGCTCCGGGAAGGAACTGCTGGCCGACCCGTCGGTCAAGGAGGCCTACCTGGGCGTGGGCTGA
- a CDS encoding VOC family protein translates to MGVFDTEDCRGTFEVWSARGVNFLQEPADRPYGVECVFRDDSGNWFSLTERREFDPGQEWGLCVDG, encoded by the coding sequence ATGGGCGTGTTCGACACCGAGGACTGCCGTGGCACCTTCGAGGTGTGGTCCGCGCGGGGCGTGAACTTCCTCCAGGAACCCGCTGACCGTCCGTACGGAGTGGAGTGTGTGTTCCGCGATGACTCCGGGAACTGGTTCAGTCTCACCGAGCGACGGGAGTTCGACCCGGGGCAGGAGTGGGGGCTCTGTGTGGACGGTTGA
- a CDS encoding prolyl oligopeptidase family serine peptidase has translation MTTSNLVQGVAAGVPFVALPPATEAPAPLVVTWHLMEPPASEAAMAEAVPMHGLAAWRVYFGLPMSGARLPEGGYEEFYRRAGEDYVLQVMEPVTGQAAAEFPAAVAELRQRFAIADGPIGVAGGSAGSTVALEVLARAEVPIAAAAVVSPVVQLAPAVGRNERFYGSAYPWTDRSRAVADHYDYVNRASELKAELLLVVGEADDVAFREPSAALAGVLGERSKLVTVPGMGHSLTEADEHAAAVDAEFTAWFSDRLRG, from the coding sequence GTGACTACGTCGAACCTGGTCCAGGGTGTGGCTGCCGGAGTGCCGTTCGTGGCGTTGCCGCCCGCCACGGAGGCGCCGGCGCCGCTGGTGGTGACCTGGCACCTGATGGAGCCGCCCGCTTCGGAGGCGGCGATGGCCGAGGCGGTGCCGATGCACGGGCTCGCCGCCTGGCGGGTCTACTTCGGACTCCCGATGTCCGGCGCCCGGCTGCCCGAGGGCGGGTACGAGGAGTTCTACCGGCGCGCGGGCGAGGACTACGTGCTCCAGGTGATGGAGCCGGTGACCGGGCAGGCGGCGGCCGAGTTCCCGGCCGCGGTCGCCGAGCTGCGGCAGCGGTTCGCCATCGCGGACGGCCCGATCGGCGTCGCGGGTGGTTCGGCCGGGTCGACGGTGGCGCTGGAGGTGCTGGCGCGCGCCGAAGTGCCGATCGCGGCGGCCGCGGTGGTCAGCCCGGTGGTGCAGCTGGCGCCGGCGGTCGGCCGCAACGAGCGCTTCTACGGTTCGGCCTACCCGTGGACCGATCGCTCGCGCGCGGTCGCCGACCACTACGACTACGTCAACCGCGCGAGCGAGCTGAAGGCCGAGTTGCTGCTCGTGGTCGGCGAGGCCGACGACGTGGCGTTCCGCGAGCCGTCGGCGGCGCTGGCGGGGGTGCTCGGCGAGCGGTCCAAGCTGGTCACGGTGCCCGGGATGGGCCACAGCCTGACCGAAGCGGACGAGCACGCGGCCGCGGTCGACGCCGAGTTCACCGCGTGGTTCAGCGACCGCCTGCGGGGATGA
- a CDS encoding ABC transporter ATP-binding protein produces the protein MTTPENPSGAPRNGDTGPEVVAEGGIVAELEHMTVEERAAHDAEVAEVVAPDREIAVDVGETLLELNELTVRFGGLVALDSVSFTIKRGEILGLIGPNGAGKTTCFNAMTGVYRPTSGQVLLEDKPLGKVSKHGITQLGIARTFQNIRLFTEMTALENVVVGTDARHRTSVLGALLRLPRHFKEEKAAVERAMALLEFVGIADRAADKARNLPYGYQRRLEIARALATEPKLLCLDEPAAGFNPQEKEELMGLIKKIRDDGYTVLLIEHDMKLVMGVTDRIVVLEFGKKIADGSPAEIRDNPAVIAAYLGVPDDDVA, from the coding sequence ATGACCACACCGGAGAACCCCTCGGGCGCCCCACGGAACGGTGACACCGGTCCGGAGGTCGTCGCCGAAGGCGGGATCGTCGCCGAACTGGAGCACATGACGGTCGAGGAGCGGGCCGCGCACGACGCGGAGGTCGCCGAGGTCGTCGCCCCGGACCGCGAGATCGCCGTCGACGTCGGCGAGACCCTGCTGGAGCTGAACGAACTGACCGTGCGCTTCGGCGGTCTGGTCGCGCTGGACAGCGTCTCGTTCACCATCAAGCGCGGTGAGATCCTCGGCCTGATCGGGCCGAACGGCGCGGGCAAGACCACCTGCTTCAACGCGATGACGGGGGTCTACCGGCCGACCTCGGGCCAGGTGCTGCTGGAGGACAAGCCGCTGGGCAAGGTCTCCAAGCACGGCATCACCCAGCTCGGGATCGCCAGGACCTTCCAGAACATCCGGCTGTTCACCGAGATGACCGCGCTGGAAAACGTGGTCGTCGGCACCGACGCCCGGCACCGCACCAGCGTGCTCGGCGCGCTGCTGCGCCTTCCCCGCCACTTCAAGGAGGAGAAGGCCGCGGTGGAGCGGGCGATGGCGCTGCTGGAGTTCGTCGGCATCGCCGACCGCGCCGCGGACAAGGCGAGGAACCTGCCGTACGGCTACCAGCGTCGCCTGGAGATCGCCCGTGCGCTGGCCACCGAGCCGAAGCTGCTGTGCCTCGACGAGCCCGCCGCCGGGTTCAACCCCCAGGAGAAGGAAGAGCTCATGGGGTTGATCAAGAAGATCCGCGACGACGGCTACACCGTGCTGCTCATCGAGCACGACATGAAGCTGGTCATGGGCGTCACCGACCGGATCGTGGTGCTGGAGTTCGGCAAGAAGATCGCGGACGGCAGCCCCGCCGAGATCAGGGACAACCCCGCGGTGATCGCGGCGTATCTGGGGGTGCCAGACGATGACGTTGCTTGA
- a CDS encoding LysR family transcriptional regulator encodes MDLDLGQVRAFVAVAEHRNFTRAAQSLFLTQQALSKRIGKLEEALPGALFRRTNRGVELTEAGSRFLPSARELVRLNDEAVTAATGAQPHLRVDVIDHRLSPLFVLRRCAMADPDLRVERSTRRGLVHSFDPLLAGELDLAFGWAGAPGQQLPAGLAQRLIRLEPLIALLPPEHHLADGDAIRVEDLREEGVWLPSLAGPGEFREFLRACFGGWSVPIDDSGVSFDLRHTLEQTRFGKPRVTLAGADMELAADLNLRRLPFAPSPRYPWSVVWRRGGEPPALIRLLKLLSQLSRKEGWCAYDPERDWVPESTVIPAGGR; translated from the coding sequence GTGGACCTCGACCTGGGGCAGGTGCGCGCGTTCGTCGCGGTCGCCGAGCACCGGAACTTCACCCGGGCCGCGCAGAGCCTGTTCCTCACCCAGCAGGCGCTGTCCAAGCGCATCGGCAAGCTGGAGGAGGCGCTGCCCGGCGCGTTGTTCCGGCGCACCAACCGCGGCGTCGAGCTGACCGAGGCGGGCAGCCGGTTCCTGCCGTCGGCCCGCGAACTGGTCCGGCTGAACGACGAGGCGGTCACCGCGGCCACCGGCGCACAACCGCACCTGCGGGTCGACGTGATCGACCACCGGCTCTCGCCGTTGTTCGTGCTGCGCCGGTGCGCGATGGCCGATCCCGACCTCCGCGTCGAACGCAGCACCCGGCGCGGGCTGGTGCACAGCTTCGACCCGCTGCTCGCCGGTGAGCTCGACCTGGCCTTCGGCTGGGCGGGCGCACCGGGTCAGCAGCTGCCCGCCGGACTGGCGCAGCGCCTGATCCGGCTGGAACCGCTGATCGCCTTGCTGCCGCCGGAGCACCACCTCGCCGACGGTGACGCGATCCGCGTGGAGGATCTGCGCGAGGAGGGCGTCTGGCTGCCTTCGCTGGCCGGTCCCGGTGAGTTCCGCGAGTTCCTGCGGGCCTGCTTCGGCGGCTGGTCGGTGCCGATCGACGATTCCGGCGTCAGCTTCGACCTGCGGCACACCCTGGAGCAGACCCGCTTCGGCAAACCGCGGGTGACGCTGGCCGGGGCCGACATGGAGCTGGCGGCCGACCTGAACCTGCGGCGGCTGCCGTTCGCGCCGTCGCCGCGCTACCCGTGGTCGGTGGTGTGGCGCCGCGGTGGTGAGCCACCCGCCCTGATCCGGCTGCTCAAGCTGCTGAGCCAGCTCAGCCGGAAGGAGGGCTGGTGCGCCTACGACCCGGAGCGCGACTGGGTCCCCGAAAGCACCGTCATCCCCGCAGGCGGTCGCTGA
- the polA gene encoding DNA polymerase I, with translation MSPAENTQVVNDTPRLLLIDGHSMAYRAFFAVPADRFRTTTGQVTNAVFGFTSMLINLLRDEQPTHLAVAFDLSRQTFRSEAYAEYKAGRSATPDDFKGQVALVKDVLGVLGIPILTKENYEADDIIATLTTQSEALGYQVLICTGDRDALQLVTDSVTVLYPRKGVSDLVRFDPAAVSEKYGLTPAQYPDFAALRGDPSDNLPGIPGVGEKTATKWIQQFGSLNELIDRVDEVKGKAGDALRAHLSSVALNRQLTELVREVPLEAGPAELELKPWDRDAVHRLFDELEFRVLRDRLFATLSSSEPEADEGFEVTGAALEPGQISAWLAEHAPAGTVTGLSFRTTGASVAADVQSIAFAAEDGAGAYLDLSTLDEADEKVLVAWLADEKAGKSGHALKVAVHALLARGWRLAGLRTDTELAAYLVRPGQRSFELDDLTLRYLSRELRSDADEGDGQLSLLDGAEGADAKIVQAELVRARAIAELTGALHEELAKMNGTKLLDEIELPLFEVINELEAAGIAVDIEQLTELESHYANRVHQAAEAAYEVIGKQINLGSPKQLQVVLFDELEMPKTKRTKTGYTTDADALQTLFEKTEHPFLQHLLEHRDATRLRTTVEGLIKAIADDRRIHTTLYQTIAATGRLSSTEPNLQNIPIRTEEGRRIRDAFVVGEGYTDLMTADYSQIEMRIMAHLSEDAALIESFQSGFDFHAATAAKVFGVEPGEVTGAQRAKIKAMNYGLAYGLSAYGLSAQLRISTEEARGLMDDYFAGFGGVRDYLQSVVVEAGKVGYTETIFGRRRYLPDLNSDNRQRREMAERMALNAPIQGSAADIIKVAMLNVHRGLTEAKLRSRVLLQVHDELVIEVADGEHDELEALVRKEMGAAYELAVPLEVSVGYGRSWNDAAH, from the coding sequence GTGAGCCCAGCCGAGAACACCCAAGTAGTGAACGACACACCCCGCCTGCTGCTCATCGACGGGCATTCGATGGCCTACCGCGCCTTCTTCGCGGTACCCGCCGACCGGTTCCGCACCACCACCGGCCAGGTCACCAACGCGGTGTTCGGGTTCACCTCGATGCTGATCAACCTGCTGCGCGACGAGCAGCCGACACACCTGGCGGTGGCCTTCGACCTGTCCCGCCAGACCTTCCGCTCGGAGGCCTACGCCGAGTACAAGGCGGGCCGCTCGGCCACCCCGGACGACTTCAAGGGGCAGGTGGCGCTGGTCAAGGACGTGCTCGGGGTGCTGGGCATCCCGATCCTGACCAAGGAGAACTACGAGGCCGACGACATCATCGCCACGCTCACCACGCAGTCGGAGGCGCTCGGCTACCAGGTCCTCATCTGCACCGGCGACCGCGACGCCCTGCAGCTGGTGACCGACTCGGTCACCGTGCTCTACCCGCGCAAGGGCGTGTCCGACCTGGTCCGGTTCGACCCGGCGGCGGTGTCGGAGAAGTACGGGCTCACCCCGGCGCAGTACCCCGACTTCGCCGCGCTGCGTGGCGACCCCTCGGACAACCTGCCCGGCATCCCCGGGGTGGGGGAGAAGACCGCGACGAAGTGGATCCAGCAGTTCGGCTCGCTCAACGAGCTGATCGACCGGGTCGACGAGGTGAAGGGCAAGGCGGGTGACGCGCTGCGCGCCCACCTCAGCTCCGTCGCGCTGAACCGGCAGCTCACCGAGCTGGTGCGCGAGGTGCCGCTGGAAGCCGGTCCGGCCGAGCTGGAGCTCAAGCCGTGGGACCGCGACGCGGTGCACCGGCTGTTCGACGAGCTGGAGTTCCGCGTCCTGCGTGACCGCCTGTTCGCCACCCTGTCCAGCTCCGAGCCGGAGGCCGACGAGGGCTTCGAGGTCACCGGGGCCGCGCTGGAGCCGGGGCAGATCTCCGCGTGGCTGGCCGAGCACGCGCCCGCCGGCACCGTCACCGGGCTCTCCTTCCGCACCACCGGCGCCTCCGTGGCCGCCGACGTGCAGTCCATCGCCTTCGCCGCCGAGGACGGCGCCGGTGCCTACCTCGATCTGTCCACTTTGGACGAAGCCGACGAGAAGGTGCTGGTGGCCTGGCTCGCCGACGAGAAGGCGGGCAAGAGCGGGCACGCGCTGAAGGTGGCCGTGCACGCGCTGCTCGCCCGCGGCTGGCGCCTGGCCGGGCTGCGCACCGACACCGAGCTGGCCGCCTACCTGGTCCGCCCCGGTCAGCGCTCGTTCGAACTGGACGACCTGACCCTGCGCTACCTCAGCCGTGAGCTGCGTTCCGACGCCGACGAAGGCGACGGCCAGCTCTCCTTGCTCGACGGGGCCGAGGGTGCCGACGCCAAGATCGTGCAGGCCGAGCTGGTGCGGGCGCGGGCGATCGCCGAGCTGACCGGCGCGCTGCACGAGGAACTCGCCAAGATGAACGGCACCAAGCTGCTCGACGAGATCGAGCTGCCGCTGTTCGAGGTGATCAACGAGCTGGAGGCCGCGGGCATCGCGGTCGACATCGAGCAGCTCACCGAACTCGAATCGCACTACGCGAACCGGGTGCACCAGGCCGCCGAGGCGGCCTACGAGGTGATCGGCAAGCAGATCAACCTCGGCTCGCCGAAGCAGTTGCAGGTGGTGCTCTTCGACGAGCTGGAGATGCCGAAGACCAAGCGCACCAAGACCGGCTACACCACCGACGCCGACGCGCTGCAGACGTTGTTCGAGAAGACCGAACACCCGTTCCTGCAGCACCTGCTCGAACACCGCGACGCCACCCGCCTGCGCACCACGGTGGAGGGGCTGATCAAGGCGATCGCGGACGACCGGCGCATCCACACCACGCTGTACCAGACCATCGCGGCCACCGGGCGGCTCTCGTCCACCGAGCCGAACCTGCAGAACATCCCGATCCGCACCGAGGAGGGCCGCCGCATCCGCGACGCCTTCGTCGTCGGCGAGGGCTACACCGACCTGATGACCGCGGACTACAGCCAGATCGAGATGCGGATCATGGCGCACCTGTCCGAGGACGCGGCGCTGATCGAGTCCTTCCAGTCCGGCTTCGACTTCCACGCGGCCACCGCGGCGAAGGTCTTCGGCGTGGAGCCCGGCGAGGTGACGGGTGCGCAGCGGGCCAAGATCAAGGCGATGAACTACGGCCTGGCCTACGGGCTGTCGGCCTACGGGCTGTCCGCGCAGTTGCGCATCTCCACCGAAGAGGCGCGCGGGCTGATGGACGACTACTTCGCCGGATTCGGCGGGGTGCGCGACTACCTGCAGTCCGTGGTGGTCGAGGCGGGCAAGGTCGGGTACACCGAGACCATCTTCGGCCGCCGCCGCTACCTGCCCGACCTCAACAGCGACAACCGCCAGCGCCGCGAGATGGCCGAGCGGATGGCGCTCAACGCCCCGATCCAGGGCAGCGCGGCGGACATCATCAAGGTCGCCATGCTCAACGTGCACCGGGGCCTGACCGAGGCGAAGCTGCGCAGCCGGGTCCTGCTGCAGGTGCACGACGAACTCGTGATCGAGGTCGCCGACGGTGAGCACGACGAGCTGGAAGCCCTGGTGCGCAAGGAAATGGGCGCCGCGTACGAACTGGCCGTGCCACTCGAGGTCTCGGTCGGGTACGGCCGCTCCTGGAACGACGCAGCGCATTGA
- a CDS encoding ABC transporter ATP-binding protein → MQVHADRVSVTGPHGTLLPPTSLTVAAGQLAVLHGEPGAGLTAFGLALAGRLKPATGTVTGAVTDGKLREVSAVVDAPGVSEPDGALSLGVVVGEELALAHRPSSKLDVRRWLAANDAGPFADTRFENLEPTLRTRLLTALAASREGVELLVLDTPDRHTSDVGSWSALAREHAERGLAVIVLSATTPISALPFPPARAGELEQPEPEQCAPLPEPEEDEGEQQ, encoded by the coding sequence GTGCAGGTTCACGCCGATCGCGTGTCCGTCACCGGACCGCACGGCACCTTGTTGCCGCCCACCTCGTTGACCGTCGCCGCCGGGCAGCTGGCGGTGCTGCACGGCGAACCGGGGGCCGGGCTGACCGCGTTCGGGCTGGCGCTGGCCGGGCGGCTGAAGCCGGCCACCGGCACGGTCACCGGCGCGGTCACCGACGGCAAGCTGCGCGAGGTTTCGGCGGTGGTCGACGCGCCCGGCGTCAGCGAGCCGGACGGCGCGCTGAGCCTGGGCGTGGTCGTCGGCGAGGAGTTGGCGCTGGCGCACCGCCCGTCGTCCAAACTGGACGTCCGGCGGTGGCTGGCGGCGAACGACGCCGGCCCGTTCGCCGACACCCGCTTCGAGAACCTCGAACCGACGCTGCGCACCCGCCTGCTCACCGCGCTCGCCGCGAGCCGCGAAGGCGTGGAACTGCTCGTCCTGGACACGCCCGACCGGCACACCAGTGACGTCGGCAGCTGGTCGGCACTCGCCCGCGAACACGCCGAACGCGGCCTCGCGGTGATCGTGCTGAGCGCCACCACGCCGATCTCGGCCCTGCCGTTCCCGCCCGCGCGGGCCGGTGAGCTGGAGCAGCCCGAGCCGGAGCAGTGCGCGCCGCTGCCGGAACCGGAAGAAGACGAAGGAGAACAGCAGTGA
- a CDS encoding TetR/AcrR family transcriptional regulator, with product MSARADATRRRLFEATLKLATDRGLVGLTVDEIAAEAGVAKGTVYYNFGSKDGLIDALLRYGVGQLADRLRAAASPADPVEALESQVDSALGFIAEYPGFSQILVSEMWRTPGQWHETLSLLREEIISIVKEQLQRVADAGRLPEGVQIPTAAAGLFGTLLVVALDWQVFQRQRSRAEVRESVMVLIRGLAR from the coding sequence GTGAGCGCCAGGGCCGACGCCACCCGGCGCAGGCTGTTCGAGGCCACCCTGAAGCTGGCCACCGACCGCGGGCTGGTCGGGCTGACCGTGGACGAGATCGCGGCCGAGGCCGGGGTGGCCAAGGGCACCGTGTACTACAACTTCGGCAGCAAGGACGGGCTGATCGACGCGCTGCTGCGCTACGGCGTCGGCCAGCTCGCCGACCGGCTGCGGGCCGCCGCGTCCCCGGCCGACCCGGTGGAGGCGCTGGAGTCCCAGGTGGACAGCGCGCTGGGGTTCATCGCGGAGTACCCCGGCTTCTCGCAGATCCTGGTCAGCGAGATGTGGCGGACGCCGGGCCAGTGGCACGAGACGCTGTCGCTGCTGCGCGAGGAGATCATCTCCATCGTCAAGGAACAACTGCAGCGCGTGGCCGACGCGGGGCGGCTGCCCGAGGGGGTGCAGATCCCCACGGCCGCGGCCGGGTTGTTCGGCACGCTGCTGGTGGTCGCCCTGGACTGGCAGGTGTTCCAGCGCCAGCGCAGCCGTGCCGAGGTCCGCGAGTCGGTGATGGTGCTGATCCGCGGCCTGGCGCGCTGA